From Acidobacteriota bacterium, one genomic window encodes:
- the kdpB gene encoding potassium-transporting ATPase subunit KdpB, which yields MKKKQISIWDGKIISQALIQAVKKLNPRTMLKNPVMFVVEVGAVFLTAKLVANLATGATGSAGFEFQITLWLWFTVFFANFAEAMAEGRGKAQADTLRQAKTETVAKRLDSKGELKLVGATDLRIGDVVLVEAGDFIPGDGDVIEGVASVDESAITGESAPVIRESGGDRSAVTGGTKVLSDWIRVKISSNPGETFIDRMIALVEGASRQKTPNEIALNILLCGLTIIFLLAVVTLQPFAIYSNATQTVFVLVSLLVCLIPTTIGGLLSAIGIAGMDRLIQKNVLAMSGRAVEAAGDVNTLLLDKTGTITLGNRQASEFIPLKGVNEDTLADVAQLSSLADETPEGRSIVTLAQTKYGVRPDEPGELVESHEFIPFTAQTRMSGIDLNGREIRKGAVDAIERYIGANDPRTAAELRAIVERIARAGGTPLVITDDRKPLGVIYLKDIVKGGMRDRFVQLRHMGIKTIMITGDNPLTAASIAKEAGVDDFLAEANPEDKMALIKREQAEGKLVAMTGDGTNDAPALAQADVGVAMNTGTQAAKEAGNMVDLDSDPTKLIEIVEIGKQLLMTRGALTTFSIANDVAKYFAIIPAMFAATFPVLNALNVMDLKTPQSAILSAVIFNALVIIGLIPLALKGVKYRALSASTLLQRNLFFYGLGGLIAPFIGIKIIDVIISILGLA from the coding sequence ATGAAAAAGAAGCAAATTTCAATTTGGGACGGAAAGATAATCTCCCAGGCACTGATCCAGGCGGTCAAGAAACTGAATCCGCGGACGATGCTGAAGAATCCGGTAATGTTCGTCGTTGAGGTCGGTGCGGTTTTTCTGACGGCAAAGCTCGTTGCGAACCTGGCGACCGGCGCGACCGGCAGTGCGGGCTTTGAATTCCAGATCACGCTTTGGCTCTGGTTCACGGTCTTTTTCGCCAACTTCGCCGAAGCGATGGCCGAGGGGCGCGGAAAGGCGCAGGCCGACACGCTTCGCCAGGCGAAAACGGAAACCGTCGCCAAACGGCTCGATTCCAAAGGCGAACTTAAACTCGTCGGTGCGACCGACTTGCGTATCGGCGATGTCGTTCTGGTCGAAGCGGGCGATTTCATACCAGGGGACGGCGACGTGATCGAAGGCGTCGCGTCAGTCGATGAATCGGCGATCACCGGCGAAAGCGCACCCGTCATTCGCGAATCGGGCGGCGACCGGTCGGCGGTAACGGGCGGAACCAAGGTGTTGTCGGATTGGATCAGGGTCAAGATATCGTCGAACCCGGGCGAGACGTTCATCGACCGTATGATCGCGCTCGTCGAAGGCGCGTCGCGGCAGAAAACCCCGAACGAGATCGCGCTCAATATCCTGCTCTGCGGGCTGACCATCATTTTCCTGCTCGCGGTTGTCACGCTGCAGCCTTTCGCGATCTACTCGAACGCGACGCAGACGGTTTTTGTTCTGGTCTCGCTTTTGGTGTGCCTGATTCCAACGACCATCGGCGGACTCCTGTCCGCGATCGGGATTGCCGGAATGGATCGGTTGATTCAGAAGAACGTCCTTGCGATGAGCGGGCGCGCAGTCGAAGCGGCCGGCGACGTGAACACGTTGCTTCTCGACAAGACCGGGACGATCACTCTTGGAAACCGCCAGGCTTCCGAGTTCATCCCGCTGAAGGGCGTCAACGAGGACACTCTTGCCGACGTGGCACAGCTCTCGTCGCTCGCCGACGAAACACCCGAAGGACGGTCGATCGTGACGCTCGCACAGACAAAATACGGCGTGCGGCCGGACGAGCCGGGCGAACTCGTTGAGTCTCACGAATTCATCCCGTTCACGGCGCAAACCAGAATGTCAGGCATCGATCTTAACGGACGCGAGATCCGCAAAGGCGCGGTGGATGCGATCGAACGATATATCGGTGCGAACGATCCGCGGACCGCTGCCGAACTTCGCGCGATCGTCGAGCGCATCGCGCGGGCCGGCGGAACGCCGCTTGTCATCACCGACGATCGAAAGCCGCTCGGGGTGATCTATCTCAAAGACATCGTCAAGGGCGGAATGCGCGATCGGTTCGTTCAACTGCGTCATATGGGGATCAAAACGATCATGATCACCGGCGACAATCCATTGACGGCCGCGTCGATCGCCAAGGAAGCCGGGGTCGACGATTTTCTCGCCGAGGCGAATCCGGAAGACAAAATGGCACTCATCAAACGCGAGCAAGCCGAAGGCAAGCTGGTCGCGATGACCGGAGACGGCACCAACGACGCTCCGGCGCTTGCCCAGGCAGACGTCGGCGTTGCGATGAATACGGGAACGCAGGCCGCAAAGGAAGCGGGAAATATGGTCGATCTCGACAGCGACCCGACCAAGTTGATTGAGATCGTCGAGATCGGAAAGCAACTGCTGATGACGCGCGGGGCGCTGACGACCTTTTCAATCGCCAACGACGTCGCGAAGTACTTCGCGATCATCCCGGCGATGTTCGCCGCGACGTTTCCGGTCCTCAACGCGTTGAACGTAATGGATCTCAAAACACCTCAATCGGCGATCCTTTCGGCGGTGATCTTCAACGCGCTCGTCATTATCGGTCTCATACCGCTGGCGCTGAAAGGGGTGAAGTACCGGGCGCTTTCGGCATCGACGCTTCTGCAGCGCAATCTGTTCTTTTACGGCCTCGGAGGACTTATCGCGCCGTTCATCGGAATCAAGATCATCGACGTCATCATCAGCATTTTGGGGTTGGCGTAA
- a CDS encoding DUF3995 domain-containing protein, producing the protein MTNSRTRSGTRPLRVPEGNPESDNLLKYCRRRGDEIAYFNHEGYHGRKVFKRKKFSIRKSMIRILGIVLAVVFAFLGLIHLFWAAGGSYGAVAVLPTDGDARVLNPTPAATIFVAAGLFAAMFVVLGRLRIVGEFVPEMIFFTGTWIIALLFLFRAIGDFHYVGFFKTVTGTGFARWDNLLYSPLCLFVAIAAALVAGFSE; encoded by the coding sequence ATGACGAATAGCCGAACTCGAAGCGGAACTCGCCCGCTTCGAGTTCCGGAAGGCAATCCGGAATCGGACAATCTCTTGAAATACTGTCGGCGTCGCGGCGACGAGATCGCATACTTCAATCACGAAGGTTATCACGGCCGAAAAGTATTCAAGCGGAAGAAGTTCTCGATCAGGAAATCTATGATCCGAATCCTTGGAATCGTCCTCGCCGTTGTTTTCGCCTTTTTGGGGCTGATACATCTGTTCTGGGCCGCGGGCGGTTCCTATGGGGCTGTCGCGGTTTTGCCGACTGACGGCGACGCGCGTGTTTTGAATCCGACGCCCGCAGCGACCATTTTTGTTGCCGCCGGGTTATTTGCGGCGATGTTCGTCGTCCTTGGCCGTTTAAGGATCGTCGGCGAATTTGTTCCCGAGATGATCTTCTTTACCGGAACCTGGATCATCGCGTTGCTGTTTCTGTTCCGCGCGATCGGCGATTTTCATTACGTCGGTTTTTTCAAGACCGTGACCGGAACAGGTTTTGCGCGTTGGGACAATTTGCTCTATTCTCCGCTTTGCCTTTTTGTCGCAATTGCCGCCGCGCTGGTTGCGGGATTTTCTGAGTAA
- a CDS encoding bifunctional YncE family protein/alkaline phosphatase family protein has product MNVNSRRLAVLLLTAVLIVPTVRIQVAAGVIPIDFQARTVSPAGKLIVDAETKLPAVMPLTFNFVRSPDSSGADGKGRYLIAVNSGYGLTFNSGSKNQQTLSVIDLTLRPEPQVIQNVYFPAPQSANFGLVFDSKPQASGKFNLYLSGGFENKIWILSFDPSAAKPLSPANAPDTEVKAPFIDVAAFAENAPTPNYNDNVAAVYPTGIDLSPDGTALFVANNLGDSLGVISDLRDQRRIVRIKLGRPGSKQFVYPYDVKIKPSLNGKTAGKIYVSCWGDGKVAVVDGATNRVRKHIAVGRHPTQMLFNHDRSRLYVVNSDGDSVSVIDTALDAEAAREPKINVRLSDQGPGGVGPQGIALSDDEKTLFVANSKTNAVAVVGLDPKMRSRVKGFIPTANYASAVAFVNGKLFIANGKGTGMGNSSNTPNLTGLYPNMPNKAFPADRYNKRGVYSAAIVSGGVSLVDLPDEKQLFAYTQQVMRDNGMLGERKPLFPNGRSPFKHIIYVIRENRTYDQVFGDLERSGDGTKADGESSVAIFGAGDAAKSPGGEPQDITPNARALALRFGLLDRFFVNAEASPDGHNWSTAAFSNDYVDKAFRWDYSGRGRTYDYEGFNRLPSFNPPGGQPPVSLPPVFDIPATADDVVSFQKRYVPYVNGARDISEPETLYLWDAAQRAGLNYRNYGEFIGTVSENDLRELNTRKRKTYPDLSPTLAAFATKKSLEGHFSPAHRNYDLTTPDSMTVDSYRAARASDGRVDAAISNANKDFKGNSRFGEWQREFRGFVEELERTKIDRFPNLSIVRLSNDHTAGMSRWAPTPQFFVAENDYALGRLVEEVSNSPYWKDTAIFVVEDDAQDGPDHVDAHRSPAFVISAWNREGALVHEFHSTVSLIRTLELCIGINPMNFLDANAIPIDVFGDKPNLTPYRAILPTVALDNLMPPPNPTRAMLRYMELTNEQNLTRADMADPRALNEIIWFSVKGDREKMPEIARLPAFDVLTAGVREEDDDEDADDDD; this is encoded by the coding sequence ATGAACGTCAATTCGCGCCGACTCGCAGTACTTTTGCTAACCGCAGTTCTCATCGTCCCGACCGTGCGAATACAAGTCGCCGCGGGCGTAATTCCAATCGATTTTCAGGCGCGAACCGTCTCGCCCGCCGGCAAGCTGATCGTCGACGCCGAGACGAAACTCCCGGCCGTGATGCCTTTGACGTTCAACTTCGTCCGCTCGCCGGACAGTTCCGGCGCCGACGGCAAGGGCCGCTATCTGATCGCCGTCAACAGCGGTTACGGGCTGACGTTCAATTCGGGAAGCAAGAATCAGCAGACTCTTTCGGTCATCGACCTCACCCTCCGGCCGGAGCCGCAAGTTATTCAGAATGTTTACTTTCCGGCACCTCAGAGTGCGAATTTCGGACTTGTATTCGATTCGAAACCGCAGGCGAGCGGGAAGTTCAACCTTTATCTTTCAGGCGGATTCGAGAACAAGATCTGGATCTTGAGTTTCGACCCGAGCGCCGCGAAACCGCTTTCGCCCGCGAATGCACCGGACACCGAGGTCAAAGCGCCGTTCATCGACGTCGCGGCCTTCGCGGAGAACGCCCCGACCCCGAATTACAACGATAACGTCGCCGCGGTTTATCCGACCGGCATCGATCTGTCGCCCGACGGCACGGCTCTGTTCGTTGCCAACAATCTCGGCGATTCGCTCGGCGTCATCTCCGATCTTCGCGATCAGCGCCGCATTGTCCGGATCAAGCTCGGACGGCCCGGTTCGAAACAGTTCGTTTATCCGTACGACGTCAAGATAAAGCCTTCGCTCAACGGTAAAACGGCCGGGAAGATCTATGTCTCGTGCTGGGGCGACGGCAAAGTTGCGGTCGTCGACGGCGCGACGAATCGGGTCAGAAAACACATCGCGGTCGGACGTCATCCGACGCAGATGCTCTTCAATCACGACCGATCGCGGTTGTATGTCGTCAATTCCGACGGCGACAGCGTCTCGGTGATCGACACCGCACTCGACGCTGAGGCGGCGCGCGAACCGAAGATCAACGTTCGCCTTTCCGATCAAGGCCCGGGCGGCGTCGGACCGCAGGGAATTGCTCTCAGCGACGACGAAAAAACGCTTTTTGTGGCGAATTCAAAAACCAATGCGGTGGCCGTCGTCGGGCTCGACCCGAAGATGCGAAGCCGCGTCAAAGGCTTTATCCCGACCGCCAATTACGCCTCGGCGGTCGCGTTCGTCAACGGAAAGCTGTTCATCGCCAACGGCAAGGGAACCGGGATGGGAAATTCGTCGAATACGCCGAACCTGACCGGCCTCTATCCGAATATGCCGAACAAAGCCTTTCCGGCCGACCGCTACAACAAACGCGGGGTCTACAGCGCCGCGATCGTCTCCGGCGGCGTCAGTTTGGTTGATCTCCCGGACGAAAAGCAGCTTTTCGCATACACGCAACAGGTGATGCGCGACAACGGGATGCTCGGCGAGCGCAAACCGTTGTTTCCAAACGGCAGATCGCCTTTCAAGCACATCATCTACGTCATCCGCGAGAATCGGACTTACGACCAGGTCTTCGGCGACCTCGAACGCTCCGGCGACGGAACAAAGGCTGACGGCGAATCTTCGGTCGCGATCTTCGGCGCCGGCGACGCCGCAAAGTCTCCGGGCGGCGAACCGCAGGACATCACGCCCAACGCCCGCGCGCTCGCGCTCAGGTTCGGGCTTCTCGACCGCTTTTTCGTCAACGCCGAGGCGAGCCCGGACGGACATAACTGGTCGACGGCCGCATTTTCGAACGATTACGTCGACAAGGCTTTCCGCTGGGATTATTCGGGTCGCGGCCGGACCTACGACTACGAGGGCTTCAACCGCCTTCCGTCGTTCAATCCGCCGGGTGGGCAGCCGCCCGTTTCGCTCCCGCCGGTGTTCGATATACCGGCGACGGCCGATGACGTCGTCAGTTTTCAGAAACGATACGTGCCGTATGTGAACGGAGCCCGCGACATTAGCGAACCCGAAACCCTTTACCTATGGGATGCGGCGCAACGGGCCGGATTGAATTATCGGAATTATGGTGAGTTTATCGGGACCGTTTCGGAGAATGATCTGCGCGAACTCAACACCCGCAAGCGGAAGACATACCCGGATCTGTCGCCGACGCTCGCGGCGTTTGCGACCAAGAAATCGCTCGAAGGCCATTTTTCGCCGGCGCACCGCAATTACGATCTTACAACGCCCGATTCGATGACGGTCGATTCGTACCGGGCGGCGCGCGCGTCCGACGGCCGTGTCGACGCGGCGATCTCGAACGCCAACAAGGATTTCAAGGGCAATTCAAGATTCGGCGAATGGCAGCGCGAGTTTCGCGGGTTTGTTGAGGAACTGGAAAGAACAAAGATCGACCGGTTCCCGAATCTTTCGATCGTCAGGCTATCGAACGATCACACGGCCGGGATGAGCCGCTGGGCGCCGACGCCGCAGTTTTTCGTTGCCGAGAACGATTACGCGCTCGGGCGTCTTGTCGAGGAAGTGTCGAACAGCCCGTACTGGAAGGACACGGCGATCTTTGTCGTCGAGGATGACGCGCAGGACGGGCCCGACCACGTCGACGCTCACCGCTCGCCGGCATTCGTCATTTCGGCCTGGAACCGCGAAGGCGCCCTAGTTCACGAGTTTCACAGCACCGTCTCGTTGATCCGCACGCTCGAACTTTGCATCGGGATCAATCCGATGAACTTTCTCGACGCGAATGCGATCCCGATCGATGTTTTCGGCGACAAACCGAATCTTACGCCATATCGCGCGATTCTCCCGACGGTCGCGCTCGACAATCTGATGCCGCCGCCGAATCCGACACGCGCGATGCTACGTTATATGGAGTTGACGAACGAGCAGAATCTGACGCGCGCCGATATGGCCGACCCGCGCGCGCTCAATGAGATCATTTGGTTCTCGGTCAAAGGTGATCGTGAAAAAATGCCCGAGATCGCCCGTCTCCCGGCGTTTGACGTGCTGACCGCGGGCGTCAGGGAAGAGGACGACGATGAAGATGCGGATGACGACGACTAG
- a CDS encoding DUF2384 domain-containing protein: MAVTNIEKATIERLIGIKSADNLNLAAKVETGFSFDAFERLVKTSGIAPENLRVAVRIAPRTLTRRRKENKLSPEESDRIVSVSRLLAQSFDLFDGDREAARRWLTTPNRALGGRTPLDLASTETGAREVEDLIGRLEHGVFT; the protein is encoded by the coding sequence ATGGCGGTGACAAACATCGAAAAAGCGACGATCGAAAGACTTATCGGAATCAAGTCCGCCGACAATTTGAATCTCGCCGCGAAGGTTGAGACGGGATTCTCGTTCGACGCATTTGAACGGCTCGTCAAAACGAGCGGAATCGCACCCGAGAATCTTCGGGTGGCAGTCAGAATTGCACCGCGGACACTGACGCGACGCAGGAAGGAAAACAAGCTGTCGCCGGAAGAATCGGACCGAATCGTCTCTGTTTCCCGGCTCCTTGCTCAATCCTTCGATCTTTTCGACGGCGACCGTGAGGCGGCGCGTCGATGGCTTACGACGCCTAATCGCGCTCTCGGCGGACGCACACCGCTCGACCTCGCATCGACCGAAACCGGCGCCCGCGAAGTGGAAGATCTCATCGGCCGCCTTGAACACGGCGTCTTCACTTGA
- a CDS encoding RES family NAD+ phosphorylase, producing the protein MINAFRIFKTKYASSCFDGEGAFRFGGRWNSPGTRIVYAAGSVSLAALELLVHLNNEQRLISYSLIEVSFDERLVMSVDDFRGLPKNWADSPPPQAIQRIGDDWSNQMASAVLKVPSAVIPSESNYLINIAHPKFGEIILGEMVPFGFDPRLST; encoded by the coding sequence ATGATCAACGCTTTTCGTATCTTCAAAACGAAATACGCTTCGAGTTGTTTCGATGGCGAAGGCGCCTTCCGCTTCGGCGGCCGGTGGAATTCGCCCGGCACACGAATCGTCTACGCTGCCGGTAGCGTGTCGCTCGCCGCGTTGGAACTACTGGTCCATCTCAACAACGAACAACGGTTGATCTCTTATTCTCTTATCGAGGTTTCGTTTGACGAACGACTGGTAATGTCCGTGGACGATTTTCGAGGCCTTCCCAAGAACTGGGCCGACTCGCCGCCCCCGCAAGCGATCCAGCGGATTGGCGATGACTGGTCCAATCAAATGGCATCGGCTGTCCTGAAAGTCCCGAGCGCCGTGATCCCTTCCGAATCAAATTACTTGATCAACATCGCGCATCCGAAATTCGGTGAAATAATTCTCGGCGAGATGGTGCCGTTTGGATTTGATCCGCGATTATCCACTTGA
- the kdpC gene encoding potassium-transporting ATPase subunit KdpC yields MKDVITSALMIIVLTVSLGLLYPVAVWGIAQLVFPHQANGSLVEQNGKVVGSELIGQGFTSAKYFQSRPSAAGSGYDAGASGGSNLGPTNAKLISRIEADVETLGGNAQSNRVPADLLTTSASGLDPHISPAAAEFQISRVARARGINDSDLRRVVGEFTEARQIFLLGEPRVNVLRLNLALDKISK; encoded by the coding sequence ATGAAAGACGTTATTACATCGGCACTTATGATAATTGTTTTGACCGTTTCGCTCGGCCTTCTTTATCCGGTCGCGGTCTGGGGCATCGCACAATTGGTCTTCCCGCATCAGGCGAACGGTTCGCTCGTTGAGCAAAACGGAAAGGTTGTCGGCTCGGAGTTGATCGGGCAGGGATTTACTTCGGCAAAGTACTTTCAGTCGCGTCCAAGCGCGGCCGGAAGCGGTTACGACGCCGGCGCGTCGGGCGGGTCGAACCTCGGGCCGACAAATGCGAAACTCATTTCGCGAATCGAAGCAGACGTCGAGACGCTGGGCGGCAATGCTCAGTCGAACCGGGTGCCGGCGGATTTGCTGACCACCAGCGCGTCCGGTCTCGACCCTCATATTTCGCCGGCCGCGGCTGAGTTTCAGATTTCCAGAGTCGCCCGAGCGCGCGGCATCAATGACTCGGATCTCCGCCGGGTCGTCGGCGAGTTTACCGAGGCCAGGCAGATATTCTTGCTTGGCGAGCCAAGAGTAAATGTCTTACGATTGAACTTGGCCCTGGACAAGATCTCGAAGTAA
- a CDS encoding histidine kinase, with amino-acid sequence MFVDTHITESPDRDSRRPSPELLLKKVTDSERAKLRVYIGAAAGVGKTFQMLDDAHQLKKQGIDIVIGVVETHGRDETREMIQDLEAVPMKQIAYRGALFEEMDLAAVIERRPTVAVVDELAHSNIEGSKNSKRYEDVLELLEHGISVITAINIQHIESLNDVIARTTGVRVRETVPDGFFKRADEVIDVDVSVDTLRTRLRQGKIYEIEKIEQSLNNFFRKGNLAALRELALRHVAYHQAAQDHEYREQEGLEQFVIPEKVMVCLASRGSGKKLLRTGARIAGRLATNDWYAVYVETPAEEVNRLTPETYASLQENILLAKTLGASVVKLKGRSVAEELVKFAREHEITHVIFGQSARSRWQIIWKGSIINKFLAEVTDATVHVIPVERES; translated from the coding sequence ATGTTCGTCGACACGCACATTACGGAATCACCGGATCGGGACAGCCGTCGACCGTCGCCGGAATTGCTGCTGAAAAAGGTCACCGATTCGGAGCGGGCAAAGCTGCGGGTTTATATCGGCGCTGCCGCCGGCGTCGGGAAGACCTTTCAGATGCTTGACGATGCGCATCAGCTCAAAAAACAAGGTATCGATATCGTGATCGGCGTCGTTGAAACGCACGGGCGCGACGAAACACGCGAGATGATTCAGGACCTCGAGGCGGTTCCGATGAAGCAGATCGCGTATCGCGGAGCTCTTTTCGAGGAAATGGATCTCGCCGCGGTGATCGAGCGCCGGCCGACGGTCGCGGTCGTGGACGAACTCGCGCACTCCAACATCGAAGGTTCGAAAAACTCCAAAAGGTACGAAGACGTCCTTGAACTTCTCGAACACGGGATTTCCGTCATAACCGCGATAAACATCCAGCACATCGAATCGCTGAACGACGTCATCGCGCGAACGACCGGCGTCCGCGTTCGGGAAACGGTTCCCGACGGCTTCTTCAAGCGTGCCGACGAAGTGATCGACGTCGACGTTTCGGTCGACACGCTCCGGACGCGGCTCCGTCAGGGCAAGATCTACGAAATCGAGAAGATCGAACAGTCGCTGAACAATTTCTTTCGCAAAGGAAACCTCGCCGCTCTTCGCGAACTCGCCCTGCGCCACGTTGCGTATCATCAGGCGGCGCAGGATCACGAATATCGCGAACAGGAAGGATTGGAGCAGTTTGTCATTCCCGAAAAGGTAATGGTCTGCCTGGCGTCGCGCGGATCGGGGAAAAAGCTGCTTCGAACGGGAGCCCGCATAGCGGGACGTTTGGCAACCAACGACTGGTATGCGGTTTACGTCGAAACTCCGGCTGAGGAGGTCAACCGGCTGACGCCGGAGACCTATGCGTCCCTTCAGGAGAATATTTTGCTTGCCAAGACCCTCGGTGCGAGCGTCGTGAAACTGAAAGGCAGAAGCGTCGCCGAGGAACTCGTCAAATTTGCCCGCGAACACGAGATAACTCACGTCATCTTCGGCCAATCCGCGCGCTCCCGCTGGCAGATCATTTGGAAAGGCTCGATCATCAACAAATTCCTCGCCGAGGTCACGGATGCGACCGTTCACGTCATTCCGGTCGAAAGAGAGAGCTGA
- a CDS encoding YbjN domain-containing protein, translating to MTQNLLHRKLQQLILGTIVVLTVGIFAIQADAQQAGGRPASSADQLFKSITRVQMKSIMDSEGFSVTPDDDGDLVWKIDGFKSFLFVAKDETSIQFHASFKSDNTTVRKVNEWNRTMRYSKTYLDSDGDPHLELDLDLAGGVTRARIIDFLKTCTLSFGNWKKQVVE from the coding sequence ATGACACAAAACCTATTGCACCGCAAACTTCAACAGCTGATTCTCGGAACCATCGTCGTGCTCACCGTCGGCATTTTTGCGATCCAAGCCGACGCTCAGCAAGCTGGCGGACGTCCTGCATCGTCAGCGGATCAGTTGTTTAAGTCGATAACCCGCGTCCAAATGAAGAGCATTATGGACTCCGAAGGCTTCTCGGTAACGCCAGACGACGACGGCGACCTAGTTTGGAAGATTGACGGCTTCAAATCGTTTTTGTTCGTCGCGAAGGACGAGACGTCGATACAGTTCCACGCCTCGTTCAAAAGCGACAATACCACAGTTCGGAAAGTAAACGAGTGGAACCGGACCATGCGATATTCAAAGACGTATTTAGACAGCGACGGCGATCCGCACCTTGAACTCGACCTTGATCTGGCGGGCGGCGTCACGCGCGCGCGGATCATCGATTTTCTCAAGACCTGCACCCTCTCGTTCGGAAACTGGAAGAAGCAAGTAGTTGAATGA
- a CDS encoding DNA alkylation repair protein, with the protein MTADEILDELRPLGSDSYKRVIFNHGVAEPCFGVKIGDMQKIVKRIKMDYQLALDLYDTGVYDAMYLAGLIADDARMTKSDLQNWVSKAYCRGLTSATVAWVAAGSPHGWEIALEWIESDKPLVASAGWSTLGAILSVKDDSELDLAALGTLLERVTKTIHGEDDLVRYYMNSFVIAVGGYVKSLTASAMAAAETIGPVTADLGNTSCQVPSAAEYIRKIEKRGAIGKKRKTAKC; encoded by the coding sequence ATGACCGCAGATGAGATTCTCGATGAACTAAGACCGCTCGGCAGCGACAGTTACAAGCGCGTGATCTTCAATCACGGCGTCGCGGAACCGTGCTTCGGCGTCAAGATCGGCGATATGCAAAAGATCGTCAAGCGCATCAAAATGGATTACCAACTCGCGCTCGATCTTTACGACACGGGCGTTTACGACGCGATGTATCTCGCCGGGCTGATCGCCGACGACGCGCGGATGACGAAATCCGACCTGCAAAACTGGGTGTCAAAGGCCTATTGCCGCGGGCTCACATCGGCGACCGTCGCGTGGGTCGCGGCCGGCAGTCCGCACGGTTGGGAAATCGCGCTTGAGTGGATCGAGTCTGACAAGCCGCTCGTCGCCTCGGCCGGATGGTCGACGCTCGGCGCGATCTTGTCCGTCAAGGACGATTCCGAACTTGACCTCGCCGCGCTCGGCACACTCCTCGAACGGGTCACAAAAACCATCCACGGCGAGGACGATTTGGTGCGTTATTATATGAACTCGTTCGTCATCGCCGTCGGCGGCTACGTCAAATCGCTGACCGCTTCGGCGATGGCCGCGGCCGAAACGATCGGTCCGGTGACCGCCGATCTCGGCAATACCTCCTGTCAGGTTCCATCTGCCGCCGAATACATCCGCAAGATCGAAAAACGCGGCGCGATCGGCAAGAAACGCAAAACCGCCAAGTGTTGA